A section of the Rhizobium sp. Pop5 genome encodes:
- a CDS encoding class GN sortase, which translates to MVSRLPQSQAEEAVEFEPLPTYLELAMAAATAHDRPKTRRRKGFFLWRLSPIERMIAFAIAGLALYGLALIGDGFLLKAKAELSQVLLKRAFAAELRGEESKPWPWADFTTEAKVRAPRLGKEAIVLAGASGEALAFGPAWLSNTPQPGDEGTSVIAAHRDTHFRWLQYIRPGDAIEVTRRDGKVLTFKAGEGRIARWDASGIDPASDGRHLVLATCWPFNASERGPLRYIVEAELVDSQATGSIQPANTKPLLQAE; encoded by the coding sequence ATGGTCTCTAGGCTCCCCCAAAGCCAGGCTGAGGAAGCGGTCGAATTCGAGCCGCTTCCAACCTATCTGGAACTCGCCATGGCCGCTGCCACGGCCCACGACAGGCCGAAAACGCGGAGAAGGAAAGGCTTCTTCCTTTGGCGTCTTTCGCCGATCGAAAGGATGATCGCCTTCGCAATTGCCGGTCTCGCCCTTTACGGCCTGGCACTGATCGGCGACGGTTTCCTGCTGAAGGCGAAGGCGGAGCTCTCGCAGGTCTTGCTGAAACGCGCCTTTGCCGCCGAGCTGCGCGGCGAAGAGAGCAAGCCTTGGCCCTGGGCCGATTTCACCACGGAAGCCAAGGTGCGCGCGCCGCGCCTCGGCAAGGAGGCGATCGTACTCGCCGGCGCCTCCGGCGAAGCGCTCGCCTTCGGTCCGGCCTGGCTTTCCAACACACCGCAGCCCGGCGACGAAGGCACCTCCGTCATCGCCGCCCATCGCGACACGCATTTTCGCTGGCTGCAATATATAAGGCCGGGCGATGCGATCGAGGTCACCCGCCGCGACGGCAAGGTCTTGACCTTCAAAGCAGGTGAAGGCCGCATCGCCCGATGGGATGCAAGCGGCATCGATCCCGCCTCCGACGGCCGCCATCTGGTGCTCGCCACCTGCTGGCCCTTCAATGCCTCCGAGCGTGGACCGTTGCGCTATATCGTCGAAGCGGAGCTGGTCGACAGCCAGGCGACCGGCTCCATTCAACCGGCGAACACAAAGCCGTTATTGCAGGCCGAGTGA
- a CDS encoding marine proteobacterial sortase target protein, whose product MFLEDEFAVRRMRMRRVSISCLVAITAFVACITAMAGLASAARAETRQASSQFVAFVRPNDVNSGSLLFPSKEPGFFVEAPRLKTDVAIDVSGPIARVKVTQRFRNPSQGWVEGTYVFPLPDNSAVDALKMQIGERFIEGQIKPRQEARAIYEQAKAEGKKTALLEQQRPNIFTNQVANIGPGEEIVVQIEYQQTVHQSGGEFSLRFPMVVAPRYNPAPIVQTVEFNNGAGFAAPSDPVENRDKIEAPVLDPRENARINPVALTVNLKAGFPLGDVKSSFHEVDIRQDGDQTRTISLKGDAVPADKDFELTWKAAPGKTPSAGLFREVTDGKTYLLAFVTPPTAPDAAAPPKREVVFVIDNSGSMSGQSIEQARQSLALAISRLNPDDRFNVIRFDNTMTDYFKGLVAATPDNREKAIAYVNGLTADGGTEMLPALEDALRNQGPVAAGALRQVVFLTDGAIGNEQQLFQEIAANRGDARVFTVGIGSAPNTYFMTKAAEIGRGTFTEIGSTDQVASRMGELFAKLQNPAMTDIAASFEGITAEDITPNPMPDLYSGEPVVLTAELPQVKPAGKLQIVGKTGDQPWRVEMDIANAADGTGISKLWARRKIDDFEARAYERQEPAALDKDIETVALAYHLVSRVTSLVAVDVTPSRPANEPLGSAKLPLNLPEGWDFGKVFGENAVPPDGTERHGAATPDGSAEPEQAAAATPEIASMMAAAPTAKAATLIARKTSTVNLPQTATRADEQIMRGLTMLLLALTAASGLAVWRRRLKGLITPGAKRNGL is encoded by the coding sequence ATGTTCCTGGAAGATGAGTTTGCCGTCCGGCGCATGCGCATGCGCCGGGTCTCCATTTCATGTCTTGTCGCCATCACCGCCTTTGTCGCCTGCATCACCGCGATGGCGGGACTTGCCTCCGCCGCCCGCGCCGAGACGCGGCAGGCATCCAGCCAGTTCGTCGCCTTTGTCCGGCCGAACGACGTCAACAGCGGCTCGCTGCTCTTCCCGTCGAAGGAGCCGGGCTTCTTTGTCGAAGCGCCGCGGCTGAAGACCGATGTCGCAATCGACGTCTCCGGCCCGATCGCCAGGGTGAAGGTGACGCAGCGCTTCCGCAACCCGAGCCAAGGCTGGGTCGAGGGCACTTACGTCTTCCCGCTGCCGGATAATTCCGCCGTCGACGCGCTGAAGATGCAGATCGGCGAACGCTTCATCGAAGGCCAGATCAAGCCGCGCCAGGAGGCTCGCGCGATCTACGAGCAGGCCAAGGCCGAAGGCAAGAAGACCGCACTTCTCGAACAGCAGCGGCCGAACATCTTCACCAACCAGGTCGCCAATATCGGCCCCGGCGAAGAGATCGTCGTGCAGATCGAATACCAGCAGACGGTCCACCAATCCGGCGGCGAATTCTCGCTCCGCTTCCCGATGGTCGTAGCGCCGCGCTACAATCCGGCGCCGATCGTCCAGACCGTCGAGTTCAACAATGGCGCCGGCTTCGCAGCGCCATCCGACCCGGTGGAAAACCGCGACAAGATCGAAGCCCCCGTGCTCGATCCGCGCGAAAACGCCAGGATCAATCCGGTCGCGCTGACCGTCAATCTCAAGGCCGGCTTCCCGCTCGGCGACGTCAAATCCTCCTTCCACGAAGTCGATATCCGGCAGGATGGCGACCAGACGAGGACGATCAGTCTGAAGGGCGACGCCGTTCCCGCCGACAAGGACTTCGAACTCACCTGGAAGGCCGCGCCGGGCAAGACGCCGAGCGCCGGCCTGTTCCGCGAAGTGACGGATGGCAAGACCTATCTGCTCGCCTTCGTCACCCCGCCCACCGCGCCGGATGCGGCAGCCCCGCCAAAACGCGAGGTGGTCTTCGTCATCGACAATTCCGGCTCCATGTCCGGCCAGTCGATCGAGCAGGCAAGACAGAGCCTGGCGCTTGCCATCTCCAGGCTGAACCCGGACGACCGCTTCAACGTCATCCGTTTCGACAACACGATGACCGATTACTTCAAGGGCCTCGTCGCAGCGACACCCGACAACCGCGAAAAGGCCATCGCCTATGTCAACGGCCTGACCGCCGACGGCGGCACCGAAATGCTGCCGGCCCTCGAGGATGCGCTGCGCAATCAGGGACCTGTCGCGGCGGGAGCGCTGCGCCAGGTCGTGTTTCTCACGGATGGCGCGATTGGCAACGAACAGCAGCTTTTCCAGGAAATCGCGGCAAACCGCGGCGATGCCCGCGTCTTCACCGTCGGCATCGGCTCGGCGCCCAACACCTATTTCATGACCAAGGCGGCCGAGATCGGCCGCGGCACGTTCACTGAGATCGGCTCGACCGACCAGGTGGCAAGCCGCATGGGCGAACTCTTCGCCAAGCTGCAGAATCCCGCTATGACCGATATCGCTGCAAGCTTCGAAGGCATCACGGCCGAGGACATCACGCCGAATCCGATGCCTGACCTTTATAGTGGCGAACCCGTCGTGCTGACCGCGGAACTGCCGCAGGTAAAGCCGGCCGGCAAACTGCAGATCGTCGGCAAGACGGGCGATCAGCCCTGGCGCGTCGAGATGGACATCGCCAATGCCGCCGACGGAACCGGCATCTCCAAGCTCTGGGCGCGGCGCAAGATCGACGATTTCGAAGCCCGCGCCTATGAGCGTCAGGAGCCGGCAGCGCTCGACAAGGACATCGAGACGGTGGCCCTTGCCTACCATCTCGTCTCCCGCGTCACCAGCCTGGTCGCCGTCGACGTCACCCCCTCGCGGCCGGCGAATGAGCCGCTCGGCTCAGCGAAGCTGCCGCTCAACCTGCCCGAGGGCTGGGATTTCGGAAAGGTCTTCGGCGAAAATGCCGTGCCGCCTGACGGCACGGAACGTCACGGCGCAGCCACACCTGATGGAAGTGCCGAACCGGAACAGGCCGCAGCGGCAACGCCCGAGATCGCTAGCATGATGGCCGCGGCGCCGACGGCGAAAGCCGCCACCCTGATCGCGCGGAAGACCTCGACCGTGAACCTGCCGCAGACGGCAACCCGCGCCGACGAACAGATCATGCGCGGGCTCACCATGCTGCTCTTGGCACTGACGGCGGCAAGCGGGCTCGCCGTCTGGCGCCGCCGCCTCAAGGGCCTGATCACACCCGGAGCCAAACGCAATGGTCTCTAG